From Streptomyces sp. SCSIO 75703:
CGTGTTGACGGCGCCCGCGCGGTCGCCGTCGGCGAGCAGCACCCGGGCGAGGCCGAAAGCCGCGCTCACATGGCTCGGGTCCGTCACCCAGACCAGGCGGTAGTACTCGGCGGCGTTGTCGAGCTGGCCCAGCACCTCCGCGCACAGGGCGAGCGCCAGCTTGGGCGCGATCTCGCCGGGGAAGGCGTCGTAGACCGCGTCGAAGGCGAGCGCGGCGCCCTCGTGGTCGCCGGTCACCTGGGCGGCCAGGCCCCGGTGCCAGACCACCCGCCAGTCGTCGGGCAGCCCGGCCTCCACCTCGCGCAGGATCTCCAGCGCCCCGGGCGCGTCGCCCCCCTCCAGCCGGGCCCGGACCCGGCGCAGCAGCGTCTCGGTGGACGGCGCGGGCGCGGCGGCCAGCACACCGAGCAGTTCGCCGGGCGCGGAGGCCGTCAGACCCGCGAGGAAAGAGGCGTTCGGGTCCTGCGGGTCGACGCGGGGGGCCGGCAGGGCGAGCGCCGCGGCGGCCGCGTCCACCGGCCGCACGAGACCGGGGCCCGCCCCGCCCTCGCCGGCCGCGGACCCGCCGGCGGCGCCCCCCAGCGCACCGGTGCCCGCACCGCTGAGGCCGCCCGCCGCGTGCCCGCCGGTCGCGCCGCCGCGCGTCCCGGCGGCCGTGCGCTCCTCCCCGTGCGCCCGCGCCCCCGTACGCGCCCCGTCCCCGCCCGCCGGGAAGCGCCCCGCGCCGGCACCGGACGGCAGCCCCGCGCCCCGGCGGCGCACCCGGCGCGGACGGAAGCCCAGCGGGGACACCTCCCCGTCCAGCTCCGGGAACAACTCCGTGTCCGGCACCCGCGCTTCGGGTCCGAACAGGGCCGACACGGCGGGCCGGGCGTGCCCCGTCCCGAGCGAGACCACCTCACGCAGCACGCCCGTCAACTGCTCCGCCATCTCCTGCGCCGAGGCGAACCGGCGGGCCGGGTCCGGGTCGGTGGCCCGCACCAGCAGCCGGTAGAAGGACTCGTGGCGACGGAAGACGTCGACGGTGTCCGGGTCCGGCAGCGAGTCGGCGTAGACGGTCGTGTACCCCTGGAAGTCGAAGGTGAGCACCGCCAGCGTGCGGGCCACCGTGTACAGGTCGGAGGCCACCGAGGGCCCCACCTCGGCGACCTCGGGCGCCTGGTAGCCCACCGTGCCGTAGATGGCCGACTCCTCGTCGTCCATCCGGCGCACCGCGCCCATGTCGATCAGCTTGAGCTGGTCCTCGCTCTGGAGGGCGTTGTCGACCTTGAAGTCGCAGTAGAGCAGGTTCCGGCCGTGCAGGTGGCCGAGGGCCTCCAGCGCCTCGATGCCGTAGGCGCACGCCTGTTCCACCGGCAGCGGGTCGCGCCTGCCGCCGGGCGTGCGGCGGGAGTTGGCGATCTCCTTCAGCGACTTGCCGCCCACGTACTCCATGACGATGTAGCCGTCCAGGGAACCGGTGCGCGGGTCGAGGTGCTCGACGAAGTTGTAGATCCGCACGATGTTGGCGTGCTCGATCTCCGCGAGGAAACGCCGCTCGGAGATGGCCGCCGCCATCGCGTCCTGGTCCCCGGTGTCCAGCAGCCCCTTGAGGACCACCCAGCGGTCGGAGACCGCCTTGTCGACGGCGAGGTAGATCCAGCCCAGCCCGCCGTGGGCGAGGCACCCCGCCACCTCGTACTGGCCGTGCACCACGTCCCCGGCGCGCAGTTTGGGCACGAAGGAGTACGGGTGCCCGCACTTGGTGCAGAAGCCCTCCGTGCGCCCCGGCCGCTCCCCGCGCGCCCGCCCCACCGGGGCCCCGCAGTCGGCGCGCGAGCAGTACCGCTTGCGCTCGGGCACCTGCGGCCGCTCCAGCACCATGGCGCGCGGGTCGGGCCGCGGGACCGCCGGGACCTCGACCAGTCCGGCCCCCAGCCGCCCCCGCCCCGACGAACCGGCCGCCGAGCCCGAACTGCGCACCGACACCGACCGGCCCGTCGGCCGGCCCGACGCGGAGCGGACCAGCCGCCCCGACACCGACCGGCGGGACCGCGCGGACCGCGAGGCCGTCCGCGCGCTCCGGCCGCCGCCCGAGGAGCCGCCCGCGCCGGTCAGCCCGGTCGGCAGCGAGCCCACCGACCCGTCCCCGGGCCCCGGCGCCACGACCGGGGCGAGGCCGCAGGTGCCGCAGTACAGCCCGCCGCCGCCCATGTCCTCGTACGTCCCGCCGCAGCCGGGGCGCTGGCAGGCGCGCCGCTCCTGGCTCATGCCGTCCTCTCCCCGTTGCTCACGCGCCCGGCCCCGTCCGGTCCGCCGGCCCGCCCTGGCCCGGCACCCGCTGGGCGGGGCCCAGCAGTTCGGCCGCCGCCCGCTGGTAGCGCAGCACGGCCTCCTCGGCGACCCGCAGGTCGCACGGCGCGCTCCACAGCATCCGCCGCGCCCGCTCGTACTTCTCCACCAGTTCGGGGTCCCCGGCGAGCCCGAGCCGGGCCGTCTTCGCCTTGTAGGCGTCCAGCCGGCCGCGCAGTTCGGCGCGGACCGCGAGCGGCGCGGTGACCGCCGTCAACGACTCCCGGGCCCGCAGCAGTTCGTCCTCGGCCTGCTCCTCCAGCGCCTCCAGGAGCGGGGACAGCCGGTGCCACTGGGCGTGCCGGCGGTACTCGGCGGCGGCCACCAGCCGCTCCTGCAGCGCGGTCGGCGGGCCGCTGACCACCGGCACCTCCGTCGCGGCGATCTTCGCCAGCACCTCGCCGCGCGCGGTGCGCGCCTCGGCGAGGGTGCGGTCGGCGCGGGAGAGCACGTCCCGCAGCCGCACGATCCGCTGCTCGGCGTCCTGGCGGACCGCGAGCACCGCGTCGATCTCCCGGCGCACGTCCTCCAGCGCCCGCGCCTCCCGGTCGTAGACCGTGGTGTCCGGCCGGCCGCCGCCCGGGGCCGAACTCCCCTGCGCCGGACGCCAGTAGGCGAGCGGGTCGGAGACCACCCGCTCGCGCAGCACGGTCAGCGTCCGGGTGATCCGCTCCAGGTCGTCGCCGGCCGGGTGCTCGCCCGGCCGGACGCCGACGGAGTGCGCGAGGCGGCGGGTGCGGCCCAGTTCGGCGGCGAGCAGGTCGATGCGGGCGGGCAGCGCCGACCACACCGCGTCCGCGGCCACCACCGTGTCCAGGCAGTCCGCGTAGAGCTGGTTCATGCGGTCCACCAGCGTCCGGAGCGAGTACCGCTCGCCGAGCCGCGCCGGTGCGCCGGGCGCCGCGGCGGCGGGCAGGGCGACGGGCTCCCCGCGCAGCAGTTCCGTCAGCTCCGCCAGGTCCTCGCGGCTGGACCAGCGCCGCCGGGCGCGGATCTCCCGGGCGGTGCGCAGCGCGCCGGTGTACGCGTCGAAGCAGGTCCACAGCAGCGCGATCGACGCCTCCGCCGCGGCCCAGCGCTCGCGGGTGACACCGGTGAGTTCGGCGCCCTCGAGGAGTCTGCGGCCCGCGTGGTCCTGGAGGGCGAGGAGCGAGGTCTCCACGGCCTCGTGCTCGACGCCGAGCCGCGCCAGCGCACGGTCCACCTCGTCCCGGTCCATCACCGGCCCGGTGGGTCCCGTGTCGCCCATCGATCACCTCTCGCTGCCTCGGACTCGGTCGTGCCTGTTTCCCGGTTCCTTCCCCGGGTGACGCGCGTTCAGCCCGTACGCAGGTACTTCGGGTCCGGCGGCGCCGACTTCGACGCGTCGCGGCCCAGCGTCGGGGCCAGCCACCGGTCGTACGCGGCCTGCCAGCCGCCGGCGGTGTCCGCGCGGTACTCCACGAGGACCCGGTTGACCCGGCGTACCAGATCGTCGGCGTCCTTCCTCATCGCCACGCCGTAGAACTCGGTGGTGAAGGCGTCCCCCTTGATGCGCACCGTGGGATCCTGCGCGGCCTGGCCGGCGGCGAGGGCGCCGTCGGTGACGATCGCGTCCACCTCGCCGAGCTGGAGCCGTACCAGACAGTCCAGTTGGTTGGCGACGGTGGTGGAGAAGTCGACGCCGGCCGGCAGGGTGCCCCGCTCGCGGTCCCGTTCCAGGGTGGCGTGGGCGGTGGAGCCGGAGGCGGTGCACACCCGCCGGCCGGCGAGGCTCGCGTCGTATCCGGTGACGGGGGAGGAGGCGGGCACGAGGACCTGCTGGCCGGTCCTGAAGTAGGGCGCGGAGAAGGCGACGTCGGCGAGGCGGGCGCAGGTGATGGTCATGGTGCGGACCACCATGTCGACCCGGCCGTCCTGGATCGCGCGCACCCGCTGGTCGGTGGGGATCGCCTTGAACTGCACGGCGTCCGGGTCGCCGAGGATGTCCCCGGCTATGCGCCGCACCAGGTCGATGTCGAAGCCGACCGGGGCCGCGTCGCCGCCGTTGGGGTCGCGGTAGCCCCAGTGGTAGCTGTTCTGGTCGACGCCGACGACCAGCCGGCGCTTGCCGCCCTCCCGGTTCTTGATCCGCTCCACGGCGGGGCCGTCGTCGCCGGAGGGGGCGAGGGTCTGCTTCTCGGGGTCCCGGCACTCCTGCCCGGCGAGGGCCGGGCTGCCCTCAGCGCCGGTCCGCGCGGCGCCGTCCGGACCGGCGCCCCGGTCGTCGGCGCCGCGGTGCAGCGCGGGCAGCAGCAGCGCGAAGAGCAGCGCCAGGGCGCACACGAGGGCCATCGCGCCCACCCCGCCCCAGCCCCGCAGACCGGCCCGCAATCGTCCCCCGCGCATCCCCGTGCCCCTCTCCCCGCCTTCCGCGTGGCTTCCCCGCCACCGGCCCCGCCCGGGCCCGTACCCGCTCACCGGTACTCCGACAGCCTGCGGCCGATGCCGGACAGGACCCCCGCCGCGCCCAGCGCGGCCAGCACCCCGGCGCCCGGGGCCAGTCCGCTCAGCGCGCCCCGGCCAGCGCTCGCCGCCTCGCGGAACTCACGCGTCTCGTGGTCGAGGGCGCGGGCGAGGGCGGCGTCGACGCCGTCGAAGCACTCGGCGGTGGAACCCTTGCCGCCGATCACCAGGTCGAGGGCCCGGCGGTAGTCGCCGTTCTCGTCCTGGGCACGGGCGGCGGCGTGCCGCCGCCGCCACTCGGCCATGTCGCCCTCCGCGGCGGCGACCGGGCGCCGCCCGGCCTCGTCGTCGGCGAGCCGCCGGGCCTCGGCGAGCCCGGCGCCGAGCGCCTTCATGTTCTGCTCGAAGGCGTGGTCGTAGGCGTCGCGGGGCTCCCCGTCCACCCGCGTCGTCTCCGCGCCGCGCGAGACCAGGGTGAGGTTCTCGTCGGCACGGGCCCTCAGGGAGGCGATCCGGGCGTCGTGCAGGACGTTGAGCGAGCGGATGCCCCGGTCGTAGGAGTCGCCGAGGCCGGAGCGGGCCAGGCCCTGCCCCGTGGCCAGCCAGAGCAGCACGGCGGTGGTGGCGGCGGTGGCGGTGACCAGGCCCCGGTTCAGGACCCGGTTGGTGCGCCGGTACTCGCGGTGCTGGGCCCAGCCGAGGGCGCCGAGCGCGAGGACGCCGAGGCCGATCGCCGCCCAGGGGCGGGCGCGCGCCTCGGCGTAGTCGGCGTCCAGCCGCCGGTTCTCCTTCTCGTACAGCTCCTGCGCGGCCGGGAGCATCTCCTTCTGCATCTTCTCGTCGGCGTAGCGCAGGTAGGCGCCGCCCACCGGGTAGCCCTGCCGGTTGTAGGTGCGGGCGCGCTCGACGAGGCCCTTGTACTCGGGCAGCAGGCGGTTGAGCCGGGTGACCGGCTCGGTGGCGGACGCGTCGGAGCCGGAGGCGGCGGCCGCCGCGACCAGTCCCTCGGCGGCGGCCCGGATGCCCTTCTCGTAGCCCTCGCGGGCGGCCTCGTTCTCCTCGCCGCCGGCCAGGAAGGCGCTGGAGGCGGCCGTGTTGGCGTCGGCGAGGGAGCGGTAGATGCCCGCGGCGCCCGAACTCAGCGGCTGACTGCGCGTCAGCACCTCGTCGGCGGCGGCGGACCGCTCGGTGGTCTGCCAGGCGGTGACCGCGCCGAAGGCGAGGACGAGGACGGCGAGCAGGGCGCCCCCGAGACGCAGCCGGCCCGGTGCGGTGACGGCCGCCGCGCGCAGCCGGTCGACGCCCTCGGCGAACGCGGTGCGCCGGGGCGCGGGCGGCGCCCCGGCCGGCCGCGCGGGGGCCGGCGACGGGGGGCGCGGGCCGGACTGGGCCGGGACGGAGGGGAGCGCGGCCGGGGTGGTGCCCGGTGCCCGCGCCGCGCCGCTCGCCGTCGGTCGAGTCACTGCCGACCTCCCCCAGGGTCATCCGTCGCCCCAAGTATCCCTGTCCGCA
This genomic window contains:
- a CDS encoding tetratricopeptide repeat protein — protein: MSQERRACQRPGCGGTYEDMGGGGLYCGTCGLAPVVAPGPGDGSVGSLPTGLTGAGGSSGGGRSARTASRSARSRRSVSGRLVRSASGRPTGRSVSVRSSGSAAGSSGRGRLGAGLVEVPAVPRPDPRAMVLERPQVPERKRYCSRADCGAPVGRARGERPGRTEGFCTKCGHPYSFVPKLRAGDVVHGQYEVAGCLAHGGLGWIYLAVDKAVSDRWVVLKGLLDTGDQDAMAAAISERRFLAEIEHANIVRIYNFVEHLDPRTGSLDGYIVMEYVGGKSLKEIANSRRTPGGRRDPLPVEQACAYGIEALEALGHLHGRNLLYCDFKVDNALQSEDQLKLIDMGAVRRMDDEESAIYGTVGYQAPEVAEVGPSVASDLYTVARTLAVLTFDFQGYTTVYADSLPDPDTVDVFRRHESFYRLLVRATDPDPARRFASAQEMAEQLTGVLREVVSLGTGHARPAVSALFGPEARVPDTELFPELDGEVSPLGFRPRRVRRRGAGLPSGAGAGRFPAGGDGARTGARAHGEERTAAGTRGGATGGHAAGGLSGAGTGALGGAAGGSAAGEGGAGPGLVRPVDAAAAALALPAPRVDPQDPNASFLAGLTASAPGELLGVLAAAPAPSTETLLRRVRARLEGGDAPGALEILREVEAGLPDDWRVVWHRGLAAQVTGDHEGAALAFDAVYDAFPGEIAPKLALALCAEVLGQLDNAAEYYRLVWVTDPSHVSAAFGLARVLLADGDRAGAVNTLESVPESSIHYTAARVAAVRARLRRRAAAPGDLAFPDDLTAAARQVEALDVYGLDPARRERLSTEVLGRALDWVLSGGRGSVAPAPGGRTLLGSGLDERGLRFGLERSYRALARLAHGGEERNDLVERANRYRPRTWV
- a CDS encoding glutamate ABC transporter substrate-binding protein, translated to MRGGRLRAGLRGWGGVGAMALVCALALLFALLLPALHRGADDRGAGPDGAARTGAEGSPALAGQECRDPEKQTLAPSGDDGPAVERIKNREGGKRRLVVGVDQNSYHWGYRDPNGGDAAPVGFDIDLVRRIAGDILGDPDAVQFKAIPTDQRVRAIQDGRVDMVVRTMTITCARLADVAFSAPYFRTGQQVLVPASSPVTGYDASLAGRRVCTASGSTAHATLERDRERGTLPAGVDFSTTVANQLDCLVRLQLGEVDAIVTDGALAAGQAAQDPTVRIKGDAFTTEFYGVAMRKDADDLVRRVNRVLVEYRADTAGGWQAAYDRWLAPTLGRDASKSAPPDPKYLRTG